In Musa acuminata AAA Group cultivar baxijiao chromosome BXJ2-8, Cavendish_Baxijiao_AAA, whole genome shotgun sequence, one genomic interval encodes:
- the LOC135619330 gene encoding uncharacterized protein LOC135619330 — MRSEEKKKKREKKRGGRREEEEGEEKKKKKRRWLQRGLQRGAVGRGEKKRGRRGRREEEEEEEEEEEERRIAAARLQRGGVWLWGGKGKRRRREGEEEGKERQLQQPGLQHLCFPQVETEERMCGALRMKREEEEEEEEEEEEEEEEEDSCGKAAARRCVALGRKREEGKRRRRRRGRERGVIPLFPAEETEERVCVTPGKKGLQLRRWQLQLEEKKKRKMSRGGGRGCGRGCGRDCSSCSGERRRRKEGEGRGEGKEVAAAAVVAAAAMAGKEEEKKERKKKRKGRRGRREEEEKGLRLRRWQLQLWQGKRKRKGRRREREGEEEERKRRRGCGCGDGSCSCGWERREGKEEEEKGKERKKRGRGEEEKGWQLQLEEK; from the coding sequence atgaggagtgaagaaaagaagaagaagagggaaaagaagagaggaggaagaagagaggaagaagagggagaagagaagaagaagaagaagaggaggtggctgcagcgagggctgcagcgaggagctgtggggcgtggggagaagaagagaggaagaagagggagaagagaagaagaagaagaagaagaagaagaagaagaagagaggaggatagctgcggcaaggctgcagcgaggaggtgtgtggctttggggaggaaaagggaagaggagaagaagagaaggagaagaagagggaaaagagaggcagctgcagcagccagggctgcagcacctctgtttcccgcaggtggaaacagaggagaggatgtgtggggcgttgaggatgaaaagggaagaagaagaagaagaagaagaagaagaagaagaagaagaagaagaagaagatagctgcggcaaggctgcagcgaggagatgtgtggccttggggaggaaaagggaagaggggaagaggagaagaagaagaagaggaagagaaagaggtgtgatacctctgtttcctgcagaggaaacagaggagagggtgtgtgtgacgccggggaagaaggggctgcagctgcggcgatggcagctgcagctggaagagaagaagaagaggaagatgagcaggggaggagggagaggttgcggccgtggctgcggccgcgactgcagcagttgcagcggggagagaagaagaagaaaggaaggagaaggaagaggagaagggaaagaagtagctgcggctgcggttgtggcagctgcagctatggcagggaaagaggaagagaaaaaggaaaggaagaagaagagaaagggaaggagaggaagaagagaggaagaggagaaggggctgcggctgcggcgatggcagctgcagctgtggcagggaaagagaaaaaggaaaggaagaagaagagaaagggaaggagaggaagaagagaggaagaggagaaggggctgcggctgcggtgatggcagctgcagctgtggctgggaaagaagagaaggaaaggaagaagaagagaaagggaaggagaggaagaagaggggaagaggggaagaggagaaggggtggcagctgcagttggaagagaagtag